Proteins from a single region of Candidatus Bathyarchaeota archaeon:
- a CDS encoding diphthine--ammonia ligase, which produces MKVAALWTGGKDSALACYKAIKGGHKVAHLVTFLWQTPSSAHDLELIKLQSEALGIPFLWFKLEKPYFEAYKEAMIALKKEYGIEAIVTGDISYVDSFHGNWIDDVCEGTGIKVIKPLWGLKRSEILSELLSSGFKVIFTCVKQPWFSESWLGRTIDQQSVQELGQLNERFGMDMCGEIGEYHTMTLDAPLFKHAIKISQSTKEHIGKAYVLSPTAISLANSGGESQFN; this is translated from the coding sequence TTGAAAGTTGCAGCACTATGGACGGGAGGAAAAGATTCAGCCCTCGCTTGTTATAAAGCCATAAAAGGCGGTCACAAAGTAGCTCACCTTGTCACTTTCCTGTGGCAAACGCCCTCCAGCGCCCATGATTTAGAATTAATTAAGCTCCAATCTGAAGCTCTCGGAATCCCCTTCCTGTGGTTCAAGCTTGAAAAACCTTATTTCGAAGCATACAAAGAAGCCATGATAGCTCTAAAGAAAGAATACGGTATAGAAGCAATCGTAACAGGCGACATCTCATACGTTGACAGCTTCCACGGCAACTGGATTGACGATGTCTGCGAAGGCACAGGCATAAAAGTGATAAAGCCACTCTGGGGTCTGAAACGGTCAGAAATCCTCAGCGAACTTTTGTCTAGCGGCTTCAAAGTAATCTTTACCTGCGTCAAACAGCCCTGGTTTAGCGAAAGCTGGCTAGGCAGAACCATAGATCAGCAAAGCGTGCAAGAGCTAGGACAATTAAACGAACGATTCGGCATGGACATGTGTGGAGAAATCGGCGAATACCACACCATGACCTTAGATGCACCACTCTTTAAGCACGCCATCAAAATCTCGCAATCCACAAAAGAGCACATCGGCAAAGCCTACGTTTTGTCACCCACAGCAATCTCCTTAGCTAATTCAGGAGGTGAGAGCCAATTCAATTAG